CACCCATCCCGAAGCGCTCGACCCGGGGAAAATGGACCGCTTTTTCGTCAAAACCCTGTGCGAATTGAATCGGGACCGATCCTTCTGGATGGAGGAAGATACCGGCGAAAGCCTGCAACCGCATCTGGTGCGCTACGCGGTCATGTACTTCGACAGCGCCTTTCCGTTGCGTGATCCTTTCGGCGATTTCCTGCGGGATTTCATGAACCGGCATCGAATCTATCAGCCCCCCGAAAGTGTGCGGGTGAACCTGGAAGAATCCGCACGCCTGTTCGGCGTATCGAGCGAAACGCTGAAGAAGATGGATTGCCGGACATTGACGCGCAGATACCGCAAGCTGGCCCAGAAACATCATCCGGACAAGGGCGGCGATCCGGAAGGATTCATCCGGCTCAATGCGGCCTATCAGAAATTGCTGAAGCGCAAATCAAAACAGTGACAGATTCGCAAAAAAGCCCGATACTTGTTTTTGTTATGCATTCACTAAGGAAAAACTCGGGGTATGCGGTAGGGGCACGGCGCGCCGTGCCCCTACATTGCCAACGTTAAGGCTGCGGTGGGGCAGGGGGAACTCTGCCGGCGAGTTTTTCTTCGTAGGTGGAAAGCAGAAACAGCGTTGCCAGGGGTTGGGTGAACAGCACGCCGATGAACACGGAGCTTCCGATGGCGGAAATGGCGATGAAAATGACCACCACCACCACGTGGTCCACCAGATCCCCGCGCCGCCCCATGGCGTAACTTTCCTTGATCGCATCGACGATGCCCAGGTTTTTGTCGGTCATCAATGGCAGCATGTAAACGCAGCAGAAGGTGACGCCGACAACGATAATAATGCCGGGCAGGACCAGCAGGGTGAAGCCGATGGCCGTAGCCACCGCAAAGGCGATCCCGAAACCCAGAAGCGGAAGGAACAGATTCATGTGGGCAAACAGGTCCTGAACTTTGGGCTCCCGTCCATTGCGGACGAGTTGCAGAAGGCTCTGGGTGTAGCCGGCCATGGTCACCGGGGCCAAAATGCCCAGGGTAAAGGAACTCACCGCCACCATGACCAGAGTCATGATGAGCAGCGAGACGATGTTGCCGAGGGTCAGATTCCAGGCGGATTCGATATGACGTTTGAAGTCCATGCGCTCTCCAGAAAGGTAGTGGTTGAAGGTTTGCTGGATGAATGTCGCTGTCTGATGAATTGGCGAATACTTGGAGCAATGACAGGCATATAGCGGTTGCTCGGGCAGTTGTCAACCGTTAGCGGGATGGTTCTTAACGGTTCAAGCGGCCGTCCAGCATACGTTTGATCCGGTCGCGTTCGGACCGGGCCCGGCCAAGCTCACGTTTCAGCCGATCCCGTTCCTCAAGCGGCGCCTGGGCCAACTTTCTTTCCAATCGATCCACCGCCTGCTGAAGACGATATAGATCCTTGGCGATGAGCCGGATGGACATGGACGGATCACTCCCTTTTTTCAGGAAGCGAGAGATTCTTCAGGACGGAAAAAGGATTGCCCGCGTCTTGGGTCTTGCATCGGCAGGTCGATCGGTTGAGATCGGCCCCGCATTGGTTGCACAGGCCCTTGCAGGTTTCTATGCACAGCGGGTTGAAGGGCAGGGCCATGATGATCTGCTGGGCGATCTCCTCGCTCAGATCGATGCTGTCGCCGCTGTAAAGGAGCACGTCCATTTCATCGGCCGCCAGTTCGGTTTCGCCAACCAGGGCATCGGCCGGCAATTCGGCCGACGCCGCCACGGCCGTTACGGAAAACTCGGATTGTACGTTCAGATCGAACGGCGTCAGGCACCGGCTGCATCGAAGGTGTACCCCGGTATGGACCTCGCCTTCGATCAATACGGTTTCCCCGGCCAGTGTCGCGACAATGCGAACCTGGACCGGCTGGACGAACCGGATATCCTCTTTGCGGGATAATTCGGCCAGAAGCGGGAGTTTGACGGCCTCCACCGCTTCGTTCAAAAGCCAACCGGCTTCACGAATACTGCGGATAGGAATGGTAAGCATGGCGAATCGGCGGCAGATTCAGGTTCATGTTCGGTTCGATTCTTCCCGCCAGCGGCCATGAAAAAGACTGCAAAAGGCGAAGAAGGTGTGTTGGTTGTCAGCGCGGGTATCAAGGATAACGCGACCGGGCCTCCCGCGCCGCATAAAAGGTCAGTTCCCAGACGTCCCGGCGGGTGTCGTGCCGGATGATATACAGTGCGTCGTCATCGCCGATGAGTTTGAAGTATCGGTGGGCCGGTGAAAGCCAGCGATCCTGGACAGTTACGACGCCGATCCGGCATGTTCCCATGGTCAGGCTCCGGGGCGTCTCTTCTCCCCGGTAGCCGGCATAGCAATCCACGCGGATCTGCATTTACCGTCCGGGAACAATAATCCGCGAATCGTCGCGCTGCTTTCTCTGCTCCTCTTCCTGCATTTTGCGGAGTTGTTCGATCATTTGCGCCATCTCCTGCTCCATTGCCGCAGGGAAGGCGTCCATGGCTTCCTGCAGGTTGTTGGCCATCAACCTGGCCTGCAGCGGCAGCGGCCCCTGGGGGGTGAGGATCTGGGTATGGCCAAGGAAAATCGGCGTCCGGCTGGGATCATCATCGCCGCTTTCGGTGACGGGCACCATTCTGCGGATAGATGCCACTTTAAGGTCGGTGATGGATTCTTCCCGATAAAGATTTTTACGATCAACTGTAAAATCAATTTGTTCTGATTCGCTCATTCATGTTCTCCAGTAAGTTTGAAACATCCGTTGTCGACAGAAAAAATCGAAAGGAGATGGAAAAACGCGTTTCCATCCATGCCGGTGCACCCTACCCGATTTCGATTACGGTGTCACGGTGTTTGTCAAAAAACGGAAAGCCGCGGATTCGTGCGCTGCTTATTGAAGTTTTCATCCTCCGGGCGTATATTTCCACTACTCATGACACCAGAAAAAACAAAAGATCTGTCAGGTGGAAAACGCTATGGCGGACGCATGGGCGCCATCCTCATTTCCCTGCTGGTCGCCATCGGGCTGCTGGCCGTTAAATTCTATACCTATCGCCTGACCCACTCCGCGGCAGTTCTCTCGGATGCGCTGGAGTCCATTATAAACGTGGTGGCCGCCACCTTCGCCGTGGTGAGCATCTGGATGGCCGCCCAGCCGCCGGACGCCGACCACCCTTATGGTCATGGCAAGATCGAATACTTTTCGGCGGGTTTCGAAGGCGCATTGATCATATTTGCCGCCATCGGTATCTTCAAAACCGGTATCTCCCATCTCGCGATGCCCCATCCGCTTCCCAACCTGCAGACGGGGCTGATCATTCTGCTGGCCGCTTCCGCCGTTAATCTGCTTTTGGGAGTTGGGCTGGTTCGGGTGGGAAAACGAACGAATTCTTTGACACTGGTTGCCGACGGCCGGCACGTGCTGACCGATGTTTACACCTCGGCGGGCATTGTGGTCGGTCTGGTCCTGGTGTACTGGACCGGCTGGCTGTGGATGGACGGTGCTCTGGCCTGTCTGGTGGGGCTGCATATTCTGCTTACCGGCCTGCAACTGGTGCGGCAGAGCTTTTCCGGGTTGATGGACGCTTCGGACCCCGAACTGCTGGACGAGATTTCCCGTGTGCTGGAAGGCCATCGCAAGCCGGTCTGGATCGATATCCATCAACTGAGGGCCTGGCGTTCGGGCAATTTTGT
This window of the uncultured Desulfosarcina sp. genome carries:
- a CDS encoding DUF177 domain-containing protein; this translates as MLTIPIRSIREAGWLLNEAVEAVKLPLLAELSRKEDIRFVQPVQVRIVATLAGETVLIEGEVHTGVHLRCSRCLTPFDLNVQSEFSVTAVAASAELPADALVGETELAADEMDVLLYSGDSIDLSEEIAQQIIMALPFNPLCIETCKGLCNQCGADLNRSTCRCKTQDAGNPFSVLKNLSLPEKRE
- a CDS encoding cytoplasmic protein, whose protein sequence is MSESEQIDFTVDRKNLYREESITDLKVASIRRMVPVTESGDDDPSRTPIFLGHTQILTPQGPLPLQARLMANNLQEAMDAFPAAMEQEMAQMIEQLRKMQEEEQRKQRDDSRIIVPGR
- a CDS encoding cation diffusion facilitator family transporter, which gives rise to MGAILISLLVAIGLLAVKFYTYRLTHSAAVLSDALESIINVVAATFAVVSIWMAAQPPDADHPYGHGKIEYFSAGFEGALIIFAAIGIFKTGISHLAMPHPLPNLQTGLIILLAASAVNLLLGVGLVRVGKRTNSLTLVADGRHVLTDVYTSAGIVVGLVLVYWTGWLWMDGALACLVGLHILLTGLQLVRQSFSGLMDASDPELLDEISRVLEGHRKPVWIDIHQLRAWRSGNFVHIDLHLVLPRDLFLENAHVEAKIVERMLIDHFEGHAGVLVHMDPCEDPECAVCTQYRCNLRSRESEAPVAWDRERLTVRKNGSVND